In one Capricornis sumatraensis isolate serow.1 chromosome 1, serow.2, whole genome shotgun sequence genomic region, the following are encoded:
- the MORN2 gene encoding MORN repeat-containing protein 2: QATELAAKGESQSPENLSRSPVSTPEVFKINFIFPNGDTYDGDCARTSSGVIERNGIGIHTTPNGIVYTGSWKDDKMNGFGRLEHFSGAIYEGHFKDNMFHGLGTYTFPTGAKYTGNFNENRVEGEGQYTDIQGLEWCGNFHFTAAPGLRLKLHM; this comes from the exons CAGGCCACCGAGCTGGCGGCCAAGGGAGAATCACAGAGTCCAGAAAATCTCTCCCGCAGCCCTGTGTCAA cTCCAGAAGTATTTAAGATAAACTTTATATTTCCAAATGGAGACACGTATG ATGGGGACTGTGCAAGAACATCTTCTGGAGTCATTGAGAGAAATGGAATAGGTATTCATACCACTCCTAATGGGATTGTCTACACAGGAAGCTGGAAAGATGACAag ATGAATGGTTTCGGAAGACTTGAGCATTTTTCAGGAGCAATATATGAAGGACACTTTAAGGACAATATGTTTCATGGACTGGGAACTTATACGTTCCCAACTGGGGCAAAGTACACTGGAAATTTCAATGAAAACAG GGTGGAAGGTGAAGGACAATATACTGATATCCAAGGACTAGAATGGTGTGGTAACTTTCatttcacagctgctccaggccTGAGGCTAAAGCTCCATATGTAG